From one Nocardioides yefusunii genomic stretch:
- a CDS encoding lysophospholipid acyltransferase family protein — MLYEVLQRVVPPTARALWRPTVEGLENVPATGPVILASNHLSFIDSVVIPVLVPRKVVFIAKSDYFTGTGLKGKLSKVWFESLGMLPVDRDDAQAALDSLDTALEVLGRGEAFGIYPEGTRSRDGLLYRGRTGVAHLALTAGVPVVPVGLQGTPDVQPVGAKLPRLAKVTVRFGEPLDFSDAVQGRPLGKVRREVTDTIMARIRDLSGQEEAGVYNERQPDA; from the coding sequence ATGCTCTACGAGGTCCTCCAGCGCGTCGTCCCGCCCACCGCCCGCGCGCTCTGGCGGCCCACGGTGGAGGGCCTGGAGAACGTCCCCGCGACCGGACCGGTGATCCTGGCCAGCAACCACCTCAGCTTCATCGACTCCGTCGTGATCCCGGTCCTGGTGCCCCGCAAGGTCGTCTTCATCGCCAAGTCCGACTACTTCACCGGCACCGGCCTCAAGGGCAAGCTCTCCAAGGTCTGGTTCGAGTCCCTCGGCATGCTCCCGGTCGACCGTGACGACGCCCAGGCCGCCCTCGACAGCCTCGACACCGCACTCGAGGTACTCGGCCGTGGCGAGGCGTTCGGCATCTACCCCGAGGGGACCCGCAGCCGCGACGGCCTGCTGTACCGCGGTCGGACCGGTGTCGCCCATCTGGCGCTGACCGCCGGTGTCCCGGTGGTGCCGGTCGGTCTCCAGGGCACTCCCGACGTCCAGCCGGTCGGTGCGAAGCTGCCGCGTCTGGCCAAGGTGACGGTTCGCTTCGGTGAGCCGCTCGACTTCTCCGACGCCGTCCAGGGACGTCCGTTGGGCAAGGTCCGCCGCGAGGTCACCGACACGATCATGGCCCGCATCCGCGACCTCAGCGGTCAGGAGGAGGCCGGCGTCTACAACGAGCGCCAGCCCGACGCCTGA
- a CDS encoding DUF3107 domain-containing protein produces MEVKIGVHNAPREIVVDVDATQEEIEALVTKAIAGGVLDLSEAKGRRVLIAGERISYVEMGRQAQGTVGFR; encoded by the coding sequence ATGGAGGTCAAGATCGGCGTGCACAACGCCCCGCGCGAAATCGTCGTCGACGTGGACGCGACCCAGGAGGAGATCGAGGCCCTGGTGACCAAGGCGATCGCAGGCGGCGTCCTGGACCTCTCCGAGGCCAAGGGCCGTCGCGTCCTCATCGCCGGTGAGCGCATCTCCTACGTGGAGATGGGTCGCCAGGCCCAGGGCACGGTCGGCTTCCGCTGA
- a CDS encoding TetR/AcrR family transcriptional regulator codes for MPRRERRAQLLTSALEVFVAHGYHSAAMDDIADRAGVSKPVLYQHFPGKLELYIALLDQSCESVVGAIRAALASTNDNKQRVGAAIAAFYEYVANESGAFRLVFESDLTNEPAVKERVDRVTDQCADAIADVIAQDTGLPREAALLLAVGLVGMGQVSARFWLSGSGANGTISQADAGALVAALAWRGIGGYPTKEA; via the coding sequence ATGCCGCGACGTGAGCGCCGTGCCCAACTGCTCACCTCTGCCCTCGAGGTCTTCGTCGCCCACGGCTACCACTCGGCCGCCATGGACGACATCGCCGACCGTGCCGGTGTCTCCAAGCCGGTCCTGTACCAGCACTTCCCCGGCAAGCTCGAGCTGTACATCGCGCTCCTGGACCAGTCCTGCGAGAGCGTCGTCGGCGCGATCCGTGCCGCGCTGGCCAGCACCAACGACAACAAGCAGCGCGTGGGCGCCGCGATCGCCGCGTTCTACGAGTACGTCGCCAACGAGTCCGGTGCGTTCCGCCTGGTCTTCGAGTCCGACCTGACCAACGAACCGGCGGTCAAGGAGCGTGTGGACCGCGTCACCGACCAGTGCGCGGACGCGATCGCCGACGTGATCGCCCAGGACACCGGCCTTCCCCGCGAGGCCGCGCTCCTGCTCGCCGTCGGACTGGTCGGCATGGGCCAGGTCAGCGCCCGTTTCTGGCTCTCCGGCTCCGGGGCCAACGGCACGATCTCCCAGGCGGACGCCGGTGCCCTGGTCGCCGCGCTCGCCTGGCGTGGAATCGGCGGTTACCCCACCAAGGAGGCCTGA
- a CDS encoding acyltransferase family protein, with protein MPTSVPAARSAQRRDVQGLRAVAVLAVVVNHLAPGVLPGGFTGVDVFLVLSGYLITGLLLREFRESGRISLADFYARRARRIVPAATLVIVVTALASLLVLPLTRTRDLLVDGLWASLFAANVRMAQVGTDYFTQSAPPSALRHYWSLAVEEQFYLVWPALLAVVALVVVGRGARAAIPLRGFLRTGRVLLLIALVASLLWSVHATGTSPTTAYYSTFTRVHELALGALLAFLPVAALSRPVREVLVWGGLGAVGVAFLFLGDVAVPGTAALLPTLGTAAVLLAGSAASAHGPHGPHPTQTWGGRLLGIRPAVAVGDWSYSLYLWHWPLVVLVPVALGRDALGADGILGVLVLSLFLSWVSYRWVETPFRTARLWRAPRRALSIYPGSVLAVAVVVVAASAVVDSRLDSDGATIRVSDYAELLEESDGGGDGTPAVEPEVLAVRAAVLAAREGREIPAGLVPSALDAPRSFADLGDCNYKSVTKKLCPLGDPDADRSIVLVGDSHARAASPAFVEIGRRHGYRVYVLGLAGCHPTALVQVAADTGQVMSTCERFKRWTAKTVDRLAPDHLVVASYAGWAREDLTGEVIAPENDGERFLDAAERGWTRWYGRLSKNATRTHVLTDFPYLDGIPADCLTTLRGDLGRCSYHPGQLMLDLEQREERAADAVGANVIDAYAWFCDEGVCPSVVGRTITMRDEHHVTPQYAIELSDAVARRMLLPEVVAQH; from the coding sequence GTGCCGACCAGCGTGCCGGCCGCGCGCTCAGCTCAACGCAGGGACGTCCAGGGGCTCCGCGCCGTCGCCGTCCTCGCCGTCGTCGTCAACCATCTCGCCCCGGGCGTGCTGCCCGGTGGGTTCACCGGCGTCGACGTCTTCCTGGTGCTCTCGGGCTACCTGATCACCGGACTGCTCCTGCGCGAGTTCCGTGAGAGTGGCCGCATCTCGCTGGCCGACTTCTACGCCCGCCGTGCCCGACGGATCGTGCCCGCAGCCACCCTGGTGATCGTGGTGACGGCCCTCGCCTCGTTGCTCGTGCTGCCGTTGACGCGCACCCGGGACCTGCTCGTGGACGGCCTCTGGGCCTCGCTGTTCGCTGCCAACGTCCGGATGGCGCAGGTGGGCACCGACTACTTCACCCAGTCGGCACCGCCGTCGGCGTTGCGGCACTACTGGTCGCTGGCCGTGGAGGAGCAGTTCTACCTCGTGTGGCCGGCGCTCCTGGCCGTCGTCGCCCTGGTGGTGGTGGGGCGTGGAGCGCGAGCGGCGATCCCGCTGCGGGGCTTCCTGCGCACCGGGCGAGTGCTGTTGCTGATCGCTCTGGTGGCCTCGTTGCTGTGGTCGGTGCACGCCACTGGCACGTCGCCGACGACGGCCTACTACTCCACGTTCACCCGGGTCCACGAGCTCGCGCTGGGCGCCCTGCTCGCCTTCCTGCCGGTGGCCGCGCTCTCCCGTCCGGTGCGGGAGGTGCTCGTCTGGGGTGGTCTCGGTGCCGTCGGTGTGGCATTCCTGTTCCTGGGTGACGTCGCCGTCCCGGGCACGGCTGCGCTGCTCCCGACGCTGGGGACGGCAGCGGTCCTGCTCGCCGGCAGCGCGGCGAGCGCCCACGGCCCGCACGGTCCGCACCCGACGCAGACCTGGGGTGGGCGCCTGTTGGGGATCCGTCCGGCCGTCGCGGTCGGTGACTGGTCCTACTCGCTCTACCTGTGGCATTGGCCGTTGGTCGTCCTGGTGCCGGTGGCGCTCGGACGCGACGCCCTGGGGGCCGACGGCATCCTCGGGGTGCTGGTGCTCTCCCTGTTCCTGAGCTGGGTCTCCTACCGCTGGGTGGAGACGCCCTTCCGCACGGCGCGTCTGTGGCGTGCGCCGCGCCGTGCCCTCTCGATCTACCCCGGCTCGGTGCTGGCGGTGGCCGTGGTGGTGGTCGCCGCCTCGGCCGTCGTCGACTCCCGGCTGGACTCCGACGGTGCCACGATCCGGGTCTCCGACTACGCCGAGCTCCTCGAGGAGAGCGACGGGGGCGGCGACGGGACGCCTGCTGTCGAGCCGGAGGTGCTCGCGGTCCGGGCGGCGGTGCTCGCCGCCCGTGAGGGGCGTGAGATTCCGGCCGGACTCGTGCCGAGTGCTCTTGACGCGCCACGGTCCTTCGCCGACCTGGGTGACTGCAACTACAAGAGCGTCACCAAGAAGTTGTGCCCCCTGGGAGACCCCGACGCAGACCGCTCGATCGTCCTGGTCGGCGACTCCCATGCCCGCGCGGCCTCTCCGGCGTTCGTCGAGATCGGGCGTCGTCACGGCTACCGCGTCTACGTTCTGGGCCTCGCCGGGTGCCACCCGACCGCACTCGTGCAGGTCGCTGCGGACACCGGTCAGGTGATGAGTACCTGTGAGCGTTTCAAGCGCTGGACGGCGAAGACGGTCGACCGCCTTGCGCCCGACCACCTCGTGGTGGCCTCCTACGCCGGATGGGCGCGTGAGGACCTCACCGGCGAGGTGATCGCCCCCGAGAACGACGGCGAGCGGTTCCTCGACGCCGCTGAGCGCGGATGGACCCGCTGGTACGGACGACTCTCGAAGAACGCGACTCGCACCCACGTCCTGACCGACTTCCCCTACCTCGACGGGATCCCCGCCGACTGCCTGACCACGCTCCGGGGCGACCTGGGGCGCTGCTCCTACCATCCGGGCCAGTTGATGCTGGACCTCGAACAGCGTGAGGAGCGGGCCGCCGACGCCGTGGGTGCCAACGTCATCGACGCGTACGCCTGGTTCTGCGACGAGGGCGTCTGCCCCTCCGTGGTGGGGCGCACGATCACGATGCGCGACGAGCACCACGTCACCCCGCAGTACGCCATCGAACTCAGCGATGCGGTCGCTCGACGCATGCTCCTGCCGGAAGTGGTTGCCCAGCACTAG
- the moeZ gene encoding adenylyltransferase/sulfurtransferase MoeZ — protein sequence MSIQPLVEPAAELTVDEVRRYSRHLIIPDVGMTGQKRLKNAKVLVIGAGGLGSPALLYLAAAGVGTIGIVEFDEVDESNLQRQVIHGQSDIGRPKAVSAQESIAEINPLVNVVVHNERLDNDNVKDIFAGYDLIVDGTDNFATRYMVNDAAFFLGIPYVWGSIYRFDGQASVFAPTLVDDAPCYRCLYPEPPPPGMVPSCAEGGVLGVLCASIGSIQSTEAIKLLTGAGEPLIGKLMTYDALEMEYRKLRMRKDPNCALCGENPTVTDLIDYDTFCGAISDEAADAAADATISVRQLETMMAEREEGTRDFVLVDVREPNEREINLIPGSVLITRGDFLNGQALEQLPSDKQVVLYCKTGIRSAECLAIVKGAGFSDAVHVGGGAAAWVNVIDPSQPVY from the coding sequence GTGTCCATCCAGCCGCTGGTCGAGCCGGCAGCCGAGCTGACCGTCGACGAGGTCCGTCGCTACAGCCGACACCTGATCATCCCCGACGTCGGAATGACCGGACAGAAGCGCCTCAAGAACGCCAAGGTGCTGGTCATCGGTGCCGGTGGCCTGGGTTCGCCCGCGCTGCTCTACCTGGCCGCCGCCGGCGTCGGAACGATCGGCATCGTCGAGTTCGACGAGGTCGACGAGTCCAACCTGCAGCGCCAGGTCATCCACGGCCAGTCCGACATCGGCCGTCCCAAGGCAGTCTCCGCGCAGGAGTCCATCGCCGAGATCAACCCGCTCGTCAACGTCGTGGTGCACAACGAGCGCCTCGACAACGACAACGTGAAGGACATCTTCGCCGGCTACGACCTGATCGTCGACGGCACCGACAACTTCGCGACGCGCTACATGGTCAACGACGCCGCGTTCTTCCTGGGCATCCCGTACGTGTGGGGCTCGATCTACCGTTTCGACGGCCAGGCGTCGGTCTTCGCGCCGACCCTCGTCGACGACGCTCCCTGCTACCGCTGCCTCTACCCCGAGCCGCCGCCGCCGGGCATGGTCCCCTCCTGCGCCGAGGGCGGCGTCCTGGGTGTCCTGTGCGCCTCCATCGGTTCGATCCAGTCGACCGAGGCCATCAAGCTGCTCACCGGTGCCGGCGAGCCGCTCATCGGCAAGCTGATGACCTACGACGCGCTGGAGATGGAGTACCGCAAGCTGCGCATGCGCAAGGACCCCAACTGCGCGCTCTGCGGTGAGAACCCCACCGTCACCGACCTCATCGACTACGACACCTTCTGCGGTGCCATCTCCGACGAGGCCGCCGACGCCGCCGCCGACGCCACCATCTCGGTGCGTCAGCTCGAGACCATGATGGCCGAGCGCGAGGAGGGCACCCGCGACTTCGTCCTCGTCGACGTGCGCGAGCCCAACGAGCGTGAGATCAACCTGATCCCGGGCTCGGTGCTGATCACCCGCGGTGACTTCCTCAACGGCCAGGCGCTCGAGCAGCTCCCGTCCGACAAGCAGGTGGTCCTGTACTGCAAGACCGGCATCCGTTCGGCCGAGTGCCTCGCGATCGTGAAGGGCGCCGGTTTCTCCGACGCCGTCCACGTCGGTGGCGGCGCGGCCGCCTGGGTCAACGTCATCGACCCGTCCCAGCCGGTCTACTGA
- a CDS encoding SDR family NAD(P)-dependent oxidoreductase: MSPSAPRPASGAPVSPGTALVTGGTAGIGREFAHQLAARGHDVVLVARDEARLVQEAEAIRARHGVEVEVLVADLTVRADLDRVAARLRNTARPVELLVNNAGFGLKGRFLDNDVDAEQAMLDVLVTAVMRLSHAALGAMAARGHGGVVNVSSVAAFLPRGTYSAAKAWVNSFGEWAHTEYRPQGVTVTTLCPGFTRTEFHERMEVGRDSAPDFLWLDAHDLVRTALADHARGKAFSVPGLQYKAVAGVTRFVPKRVLQGFQSLGRR; the protein is encoded by the coding sequence ATGAGCCCCTCAGCCCCACGCCCTGCCTCCGGCGCTCCCGTCTCCCCCGGCACCGCTCTGGTCACCGGCGGCACCGCCGGCATCGGCCGCGAGTTCGCCCACCAGCTGGCCGCTCGTGGACACGACGTCGTCCTGGTCGCCCGGGACGAGGCACGTCTGGTTCAGGAGGCCGAGGCGATCAGGGCCCGGCACGGTGTCGAGGTGGAGGTGCTGGTCGCGGACCTCACCGTGCGCGCCGACCTCGACCGGGTCGCGGCCCGCCTACGCAACACCGCACGGCCGGTGGAGCTGCTGGTCAACAACGCCGGGTTCGGTCTCAAGGGCCGTTTCCTCGACAACGACGTCGACGCCGAACAGGCGATGCTCGACGTCCTGGTCACCGCAGTGATGCGGTTGAGCCACGCCGCGCTGGGCGCGATGGCGGCCCGGGGCCACGGCGGCGTCGTCAACGTCTCCTCCGTGGCCGCGTTCCTGCCTCGGGGCACCTACTCCGCGGCGAAGGCGTGGGTGAACTCCTTCGGGGAGTGGGCCCACACCGAGTACCGCCCCCAGGGCGTCACGGTCACGACGCTGTGTCCGGGGTTCACCCGGACCGAGTTCCACGAGCGGATGGAGGTCGGACGCGACTCCGCCCCGGACTTCCTCTGGCTCGACGCCCACGACCTGGTCCGCACCGCGCTGGCCGACCACGCCAGGGGCAAGGCCTTCTCCGTCCCCGGCCTGCAGTACAAGGCGGTCGCCGGGGTGACTCGGTTCGTGCCGAAGCGGGTGTTGCAGGGGTTCCAGTCGCTCGGACGACGCTGA
- a CDS encoding ferritin-like fold-containing protein, producing the protein MTETPTGAPQGALADPAYVMAAVDLLGAVAYGELAAFERLADDAKLAPTLADRVALSGMAAGEFSHVQLLTARIEALGADPYAAMEPFRAPLENFHARTQPSDWFEGLVKAYVGDGMAADFYREVAAYLDAETRETVTASLADTGRSAFVVDRVRGAIAEDHRLGGRLALWGRRIMGEALVQAQTVAAEREAMTALLAGGVDRPGLDLAAVGRMFARLTERHADRMAELGLDA; encoded by the coding sequence ATGACTGAAACTCCCACAGGCGCGCCGCAGGGCGCTCTCGCCGACCCTGCATACGTCATGGCCGCCGTCGACCTGTTGGGTGCTGTCGCCTACGGAGAACTGGCTGCCTTCGAGCGTCTGGCCGACGACGCCAAACTGGCCCCGACGTTGGCCGACCGGGTCGCATTGTCGGGGATGGCGGCGGGCGAGTTCTCCCACGTCCAGCTGCTCACCGCCCGGATCGAGGCGCTCGGCGCCGACCCCTACGCGGCGATGGAACCCTTCCGTGCTCCGTTGGAGAACTTCCATGCCCGGACCCAGCCGTCGGACTGGTTCGAGGGGCTCGTCAAGGCGTACGTGGGCGACGGAATGGCCGCGGACTTCTACCGTGAGGTGGCCGCCTACCTCGACGCCGAGACCCGGGAGACCGTCACCGCGTCGCTGGCCGACACCGGCCGCTCGGCGTTCGTCGTCGACCGGGTCCGGGGCGCGATCGCCGAGGACCACCGCCTCGGCGGTCGGCTCGCGCTGTGGGGGCGTCGGATCATGGGAGAAGCGCTCGTGCAGGCCCAGACGGTGGCCGCCGAACGCGAGGCGATGACGGCGCTGCTCGCCGGGGGAGTGGACCGACCTGGTCTGGACCTGGCGGCCGTGGGCCGCATGTTCGCCCGGCTCACTGAGCGGCACGCGGACCGGATGGCGGAGCTCGGCCTCGACGCCTGA
- a CDS encoding acyl-CoA dehydrogenase family protein, with the protein MARLCQTDGLTEDQQEILKAVRQFVDEKIIPVAQELEHADEYPTDIVEGLKELGIFGLMIPEEYDGLGESLLTYALCVEEIARGWMSVSGVINTHFIVAYMLMKHGTEEQKRRYLPRMATGEVRGAFSMSEPGLGSDVSAVSTKATKQADGSYSITGQKMWLTNGGSSTLVAVLTKTDEGASSVYKNMTTFLVEKTPGFGEVAQGVTVPGKIDKMGYKGIDTTEMIFEGHQISADQILGGEPGKGFFQMMDGVEVGRVNVAARACGLAWRGFELGVDYAQQRETFGKPIAEHQAVLFRLAEMATKVETAHTMMVRAARKKDSGERMDVEAGMAKMVASEYANEVVEDSFRIHGGYGYSKEYEIERIMREVKFMLIGEGTSDIQKMIIGRQLLKEYAIR; encoded by the coding sequence ATGGCCCGCCTCTGTCAGACCGACGGCCTCACCGAGGACCAGCAGGAGATCCTCAAGGCAGTACGACAGTTCGTCGACGAGAAGATCATCCCGGTCGCCCAGGAGCTCGAGCACGCCGACGAGTACCCGACCGACATCGTCGAGGGCCTCAAGGAACTCGGGATCTTCGGCCTGATGATCCCCGAGGAGTACGACGGTCTGGGCGAGTCCCTGCTGACCTACGCGCTCTGCGTCGAGGAGATCGCTCGCGGCTGGATGAGCGTCTCCGGCGTCATCAACACCCACTTCATCGTGGCCTACATGCTGATGAAGCACGGCACCGAGGAGCAGAAGCGCAGGTACCTGCCCCGCATGGCGACCGGTGAGGTCCGTGGCGCCTTCTCGATGTCCGAGCCCGGACTGGGCTCCGACGTCTCGGCCGTCTCCACCAAGGCCACCAAGCAGGCCGACGGTTCCTACTCCATCACCGGCCAGAAGATGTGGCTGACCAACGGTGGGTCCTCCACCCTGGTCGCGGTGCTGACCAAGACCGACGAGGGTGCGTCCTCGGTCTACAAGAACATGACCACCTTCCTGGTGGAGAAGACCCCCGGCTTCGGCGAGGTCGCTCAGGGCGTCACCGTCCCGGGCAAGATCGACAAGATGGGCTACAAGGGCATCGACACCACGGAGATGATCTTCGAGGGTCACCAGATCTCTGCGGACCAGATCCTGGGCGGCGAGCCGGGCAAGGGCTTCTTCCAGATGATGGACGGCGTCGAGGTCGGCCGCGTCAACGTCGCTGCTCGCGCCTGCGGTCTGGCCTGGCGCGGTTTCGAGTTGGGTGTCGACTACGCCCAGCAGCGCGAGACCTTCGGCAAGCCGATTGCCGAGCACCAGGCCGTCCTGTTCCGCCTCGCGGAGATGGCGACCAAGGTCGAGACCGCCCACACGATGATGGTGCGCGCGGCCCGCAAGAAGGACTCCGGCGAGCGCATGGACGTCGAGGCCGGCATGGCCAAGATGGTCGCCTCGGAGTACGCCAACGAGGTTGTCGAGGACTCCTTCCGGATCCACGGTGGCTACGGCTACTCCAAGGAGTACGAGATCGAGCGGATCATGCGCGAAGTGAAGTTCATGCTGATCGGTGAGGGCACCTCCGACATCCAGAAGATGATCATCGGTCGTCAGCTCCTCAAGGAGTACGCGATCCGCTGA
- a CDS encoding DUF5302 domain-containing protein, whose protein sequence is MANEDLKARMKEALDRKNGHEQGVHADGPAKEKAHGSEVSDRNVAVPMHRRKAGGGGA, encoded by the coding sequence ATGGCCAACGAAGACCTCAAGGCCCGGATGAAGGAAGCCCTGGACCGCAAGAACGGTCACGAGCAGGGCGTCCACGCCGACGGACCGGCGAAGGAGAAGGCCCACGGCTCGGAGGTGTCGGACCGCAACGTCGCCGTGCCGATGCACCGCCGCAAGGCAGGAGGAGGGGGCGCCTGA
- a CDS encoding DEAD/DEAH box helicase — protein sequence MTLSVALGGTDLIGQARTGTGKTLAFGIPVLQRSTPTKDAAYADVAQGKPQALIVAPTRELAIQVSSDLQVASKDRGLRILTVYGGVGYDTQVDALESGVDVVVGTPGRLIDLANRKVLDLGHVHALVLDEADEMLDLGFLPDVERLLSLTPDTRQTMLFSATMPSAIVALARTHMRQPMNIRAESSYENATVPATAQFVYQAHDLDKPEIIGRILQSETIEKMVVFTRTKRQAQRVADDLVERGFKAAPLHGDMAQIAREKALTKFREDKLQVLVATDVAARGIDVRGVSHVVNYTCPEDDKTYVHRIGRTGRAGASGIAITLVDWADVTRWKVINKTLDLPFDEPVETYSSSEHLFTEQGIAPGTKGRIVPPAPVEKKERPERERDRTRTRSTDRQRTRTRNGQKVEGDAAAVAEKPAAAEAPTGEAPAGDAPAGDAEKSDRPRRRRRRRSGGQGGGDSAAPAGSDA from the coding sequence ATGACCCTCTCGGTCGCTCTGGGCGGTACCGACCTCATCGGCCAGGCCCGCACCGGTACCGGCAAGACGCTGGCCTTCGGCATCCCGGTCCTGCAGCGCTCGACCCCGACCAAGGACGCGGCCTACGCCGACGTGGCCCAGGGCAAGCCCCAGGCGCTCATCGTCGCTCCGACCCGCGAGCTCGCGATCCAGGTCTCCTCCGACCTCCAGGTCGCTTCCAAGGACCGCGGCCTGCGCATCCTCACCGTCTACGGCGGTGTCGGCTACGACACCCAGGTCGATGCACTCGAGTCCGGTGTCGACGTCGTCGTCGGTACCCCGGGTCGCCTGATTGACCTCGCCAACCGCAAGGTCCTCGACCTGGGCCACGTCCACGCCCTCGTCCTGGACGAGGCCGACGAGATGCTCGACCTGGGCTTCCTGCCCGACGTCGAGCGTCTGCTCTCCCTCACCCCCGACACCCGCCAGACGATGCTGTTCTCGGCCACCATGCCGTCGGCGATCGTCGCGCTGGCCCGCACCCACATGCGTCAGCCGATGAACATCCGCGCGGAGTCCTCCTACGAGAACGCGACCGTCCCGGCGACCGCGCAGTTCGTGTACCAGGCCCACGACCTCGACAAGCCCGAGATCATCGGCCGCATCCTGCAGTCGGAGACCATCGAGAAGATGGTCGTCTTCACCCGCACCAAGCGTCAGGCCCAGCGCGTCGCCGACGACCTCGTCGAGCGTGGCTTCAAGGCTGCCCCGCTGCACGGTGACATGGCCCAGATCGCCCGTGAGAAGGCCCTGACCAAGTTCCGTGAGGACAAGCTGCAGGTCCTGGTCGCCACCGACGTCGCCGCCCGCGGCATCGACGTGCGCGGCGTCAGCCACGTCGTCAACTACACCTGCCCCGAGGACGACAAGACCTACGTGCACCGCATCGGCCGCACCGGTCGCGCCGGCGCGTCGGGCATCGCGATCACGCTGGTCGACTGGGCCGACGTGACCCGCTGGAAGGTCATCAACAAGACCCTCGACCTGCCGTTCGACGAGCCGGTCGAGACCTACTCCTCCTCCGAGCACCTGTTCACCGAGCAGGGCATCGCTCCGGGCACCAAGGGCCGCATCGTCCCGCCCGCCCCGGTGGAGAAGAAGGAGCGCCCCGAGCGCGAGCGTGACCGTACGCGCACCCGTTCCACCGACCGCCAGCGCACCCGCACCCGCAACGGCCAGAAGGTCGAGGGCGACGCCGCTGCTGTCGCCGAGAAGCCCGCCGCAGCCGAGGCTCCGACCGGTGAGGCTCCCGCCGGTGACGCTCCCGCCGGTGACGCCGAGAAGTCGGACCGTCCCCGTCGTCGTCGCCGTCGTCGCTCCGGTGGTCAGGGTGGTGGCGATTCCGCGGCTCCCGCCGGATCCGACGCCTGA